A genomic segment from Amygdalobacter nucleatus encodes:
- a CDS encoding ATP-binding protein, with protein sequence MIKRKIASKLIQLTKQVPVVTIIGPRQSGKTTLVKDCFKEYTYVNLEDPVNRMLAIEDYRGFFATYKEPLIIDEVQRVPELLSAIQAMVDEDRAKNGRFILTGSHQPSLQKEIDQSLAGRTSILTLLPLSMAELAEEGVLEGLSTDNLLIKGFMPELYRENARESLVYYRDYLNTYVEKDLRAMLEIKNLDKFLRFLTLLAGRVGQVVNFAALSGEVGVSSTTLSEWLSVLEASYIVYKLQPYFSNIAKRQIKSPKIYFTEIGLASYLLGIKTENQANRDPLRGNLFENLIVSEVLKSRLNENQNPNLFYMRTEKGVEVDLIVRKEDILYPFEIKTAMTPNRSFSRHLLSFVEAEKTAKNPKIIYTGQSYPKLNGVEYVNFKDLKKYQNF encoded by the coding sequence ATGATCAAACGAAAAATAGCGAGCAAATTAATTCAACTTACAAAGCAAGTGCCTGTGGTAACAATAATTGGACCTAGACAGTCTGGGAAAACCACATTGGTGAAAGATTGTTTCAAAGAATACACTTATGTCAATTTAGAAGATCCTGTTAATAGGATGTTAGCCATCGAAGATTACAGAGGCTTTTTTGCAACCTATAAAGAACCACTAATTATCGATGAAGTTCAACGCGTGCCTGAACTTCTTTCAGCGATACAAGCTATGGTTGATGAAGATAGAGCTAAGAACGGCCGCTTTATTCTGACGGGAAGTCACCAACCAAGTTTGCAAAAAGAGATTGACCAATCATTAGCAGGCAGAACCAGTATTTTAACTTTACTGCCGCTAAGTATGGCTGAACTTGCAGAGGAAGGGGTCTTAGAGGGATTATCTACGGATAATTTATTAATTAAGGGCTTTATGCCGGAACTATATAGGGAAAATGCGAGAGAAAGCCTAGTTTATTATCGTGATTATTTGAATACCTATGTCGAAAAAGATTTACGTGCTATGTTAGAAATTAAGAACCTGGATAAATTTCTCAGATTTCTAACTTTGCTTGCAGGTAGAGTGGGCCAAGTTGTAAATTTTGCTGCTTTATCAGGAGAAGTTGGGGTTTCATCTACGACTTTATCTGAATGGTTATCGGTGCTTGAAGCTTCGTATATCGTTTATAAATTGCAACCTTATTTTTCTAATATTGCGAAACGCCAGATTAAATCCCCTAAAATTTATTTCACTGAAATAGGCTTGGCTTCATACTTATTAGGAATCAAAACGGAAAATCAAGCAAATAGAGACCCATTAAGAGGCAATCTTTTTGAAAATTTAATTGTTTCTGAGGTCTTAAAATCTCGGCTGAATGAAAACCAAAATCCTAATCTATTCTATATGCGAACTGAAAAGGGAGTTGAAGTTGATTTGATTGTAAGGAAAGAAGATATTTTATATCCATTTGAAATAAAAACGGCAATGACTCCTAATAGGTCATTTTCAAGGCACTTACTATCTTTTGTGGAAGCGGAAAAAACTGCCAAGAATCCTAAAATTATTTACACAGGCCAATCTTATCCAAAACTGAATGGCGTTGAATATGTTAATTTCAAAGACTTGAAAAAGTACCAGAATTTTTAG